The following are encoded in a window of Amycolatopsis lexingtonensis genomic DNA:
- a CDS encoding MFS transporter, whose translation MPESPARNRPPDTGLSHQSASRRSAGITQLVLLLSGSCMSVLGAVLIAPVLPRMTRAFADTPGADVLVPLVLTAPALLIALTAPLAGIAVDKIDRKRLLIAAMLAYAVFGTAPLYLDSLGAILASRVLVGLCEGAIMTCCTTLIGDYWSGSRRARYLALQTLVATLSATAFLALGGALGASSWRTPFWLYAVAAPLAIPMLVKLWQPVSPEKRAANRHLPKLPWGGLAAPCLVTVFGGVVFYALIVELPYVLTEVGVTSTGAIGLVSVIMSLGTAGGALAFGPLAGKSPRVLLPVEFGLSAAGFLLVFAAASPVLITIGAVLTGFGTGMLLPTLVTWAVKRLAFEQRGRGTGLWTSTLFLGEFASPLAISAIATGTGGVRSALAVLGIATAVMAALTAIAVRRTDRPRHISDT comes from the coding sequence ATGCCCGAAAGCCCCGCACGCAACCGGCCGCCGGACACCGGTCTCTCGCACCAATCTGCCTCCCGGCGATCGGCGGGGATCACGCAGCTGGTGCTCCTGCTGTCCGGCAGCTGCATGTCCGTGCTCGGAGCCGTCCTCATCGCCCCCGTCCTCCCGCGGATGACCCGGGCGTTCGCGGACACGCCCGGCGCCGACGTCCTCGTCCCGCTCGTGCTCACCGCCCCGGCGTTGCTGATCGCGCTCACCGCGCCACTCGCCGGCATCGCCGTCGACAAGATCGACCGGAAGCGGCTGCTGATCGCCGCGATGCTGGCCTACGCCGTGTTCGGCACCGCACCGCTGTACCTGGACTCGCTCGGCGCGATCCTCGCCAGCCGGGTTCTGGTCGGATTGTGCGAAGGCGCGATCATGACCTGCTGCACGACCCTGATCGGCGACTACTGGTCGGGGTCACGCCGGGCGCGCTACCTGGCCCTGCAGACGCTGGTCGCCACGCTGTCGGCCACCGCGTTCCTGGCCCTCGGCGGCGCACTCGGCGCGTCGAGCTGGCGCACGCCGTTCTGGCTGTACGCCGTGGCCGCGCCGCTCGCGATCCCGATGCTGGTCAAGCTGTGGCAACCCGTCTCGCCGGAGAAGCGGGCCGCGAACCGCCACCTGCCGAAGCTCCCCTGGGGCGGGCTGGCCGCGCCGTGCCTGGTCACCGTCTTCGGCGGTGTCGTCTTCTACGCCCTCATCGTCGAACTGCCTTACGTGCTCACGGAAGTGGGCGTCACCTCGACCGGCGCCATCGGGCTGGTCTCGGTGATCATGTCGCTGGGCACGGCCGGCGGCGCGCTGGCGTTCGGTCCGCTGGCCGGGAAGTCCCCGCGGGTCCTGCTGCCGGTGGAGTTCGGCCTGTCCGCCGCCGGTTTCCTGCTCGTGTTCGCCGCCGCGTCCCCGGTGCTCATCACCATCGGCGCGGTCCTCACCGGATTCGGCACCGGGATGCTGCTGCCCACCTTGGTCACCTGGGCCGTCAAGCGGCTCGCGTTCGAGCAGCGCGGCCGCGGTACCGGCTTGTGGACGAGCACGCTGTTCCTCGGCGAGTTCGCCTCCCCGCTCGCCATTTCCGCCATCGCCACCGGCACCGGTGGCGTCCGGAGCGCGCTCGCGGTCCTCGGCATCGCGACCGCGGTCATGGCCGCGCTGACCGCGATCGCGGTGCGGCGCACCGACCGGCCCCGGCACATCTCCGACACCTGA
- a CDS encoding DUF6292 family protein: protein MTTPLHLGRGSHPALATLYDYLAEVTAALGIGMESCTVDHDTPVSAYVALDERLPGYPDRDVALLWDEVHGWSAAVETHSGEDMIVLRYLGGPTVTPPPARITRFLTALQEDDHRIGRLDPPALRTAAGPDELRAALRARRTA from the coding sequence ATGACCACCCCGCTGCACCTCGGCCGGGGCAGCCACCCCGCCCTGGCCACGCTGTACGACTACCTGGCCGAAGTCACCGCCGCACTGGGCATCGGCATGGAGTCCTGCACCGTCGACCACGACACCCCGGTCTCCGCCTACGTCGCCCTCGACGAGCGCCTGCCCGGGTACCCGGATCGCGATGTCGCCCTGCTGTGGGACGAAGTCCACGGCTGGTCCGCCGCCGTCGAAACCCACTCCGGCGAAGACATGATCGTCCTGCGGTACCTCGGCGGCCCCACGGTCACCCCGCCACCGGCGCGGATCACGCGGTTCCTCACCGCGCTGCAGGAAGACGACCACCGCATCGGCCGCCTCGATCCACCGGCCCTGCGCACGGCCGCCGGGCCGGACGAGCTGCGCGCCGCCCTGCGGGCCCGGAGGACGGCATGA
- a CDS encoding AI-2E family transporter: MLRASFTDFPAHRFRKPRRSRTAAGERRADRPARQPFRRLADRFGGGAHPPPVPWPPESDLGTGGTPLPRALVVLLGAAAAVVVLAGVQAVAWLVGPVFLALVVVITLDPVRTWLRDKGMPRWLTVAVLVITVYAALLAFFLVVVVSVAQLSALIPGYTGRVDELLHDGLTVLGRFGVGEPELRTMLSSVDAGKLVGLAGSLLAGVGGLATNLAFLLALLLFLSAETAWAGQRLGRIGRDRPWISASLRGFVTGTRRYLLVTTVFGGLVAALDTTALALLSVPGAVLWGLLAFVTNYIPNVGFVIGVAPPALIALLDGGWSSLLVVLIVYAGLNFVVQSLIQPRFVAGSVGLSTLVTVLALVFWTWLLGPLGAVLAVPATLLAKALLVDVDPRARWADALLSAPRRDED, translated from the coding sequence ATGCTGCGAGCATCGTTCACCGATTTCCCGGCCCACCGGTTCCGCAAGCCCCGGCGGAGCCGGACCGCGGCCGGTGAGCGGCGGGCGGACCGCCCCGCACGGCAGCCCTTCCGGAGACTCGCCGACCGGTTCGGTGGCGGCGCGCACCCGCCGCCGGTCCCGTGGCCGCCCGAAAGCGACCTCGGGACCGGTGGCACTCCCCTGCCCCGCGCGCTCGTGGTGCTGCTCGGTGCCGCCGCCGCGGTGGTCGTGCTGGCCGGCGTCCAGGCCGTCGCCTGGCTCGTCGGCCCGGTCTTCCTCGCCCTCGTCGTCGTGATCACCCTCGATCCGGTGCGGACGTGGCTGCGGGACAAGGGAATGCCGCGCTGGCTGACCGTCGCCGTGCTGGTGATCACCGTCTACGCGGCCCTGCTCGCCTTCTTCCTGGTCGTCGTGGTCTCCGTCGCGCAGCTGTCGGCCCTGATCCCCGGCTACACCGGCCGGGTCGACGAGCTCCTGCACGACGGGCTGACCGTGCTCGGCCGCTTCGGGGTCGGCGAACCGGAGCTGCGGACCATGCTGTCGTCCGTCGACGCCGGCAAACTGGTCGGCCTGGCCGGTTCCCTCCTCGCCGGGGTCGGCGGCCTGGCGACGAACCTGGCCTTCCTGCTCGCCCTCCTGCTGTTCCTGAGCGCCGAGACCGCGTGGGCGGGCCAGCGCCTCGGCCGGATCGGCCGCGACCGGCCGTGGATTTCCGCGTCGCTGCGCGGTTTCGTCACCGGCACCCGCCGCTACCTGCTCGTGACGACCGTGTTCGGCGGCCTCGTGGCGGCGCTCGACACGACCGCGCTGGCCCTGCTTTCCGTCCCGGGCGCCGTGCTGTGGGGGCTGCTCGCCTTCGTCACCAACTACATCCCGAACGTGGGCTTCGTGATCGGGGTCGCCCCGCCCGCACTCATCGCGCTCCTCGACGGCGGCTGGAGCAGCCTGCTCGTGGTGCTGATCGTGTACGCCGGGCTGAACTTCGTCGTGCAATCGCTGATCCAGCCCAGGTTCGTGGCCGGCTCGGTCGGTCTGTCCACTTTGGTCACCGTGCTGGCGCTCGTGTTCTGGACCTGGCTGCTGGGCCCGCTCGGCGCGGTTCTCGCCGTGCCCGCCACCCTGCTCGCGAAGGCGCTGCTGGTGGATGTCGACCCGCGCGCCCGCTGGGCCGACGCGCTCCTGTCGGCCCCTCGCCGCGACGAAGACTGA
- a CDS encoding DivIVA domain-containing protein, which yields MTLPLPTSFALTLRGYDREQVDEHLAEIRDELRLLTLDRDAAVAEAETLARRLEAARTEIDRLRVRLDRLAAAPADPAAVGDRVRHMLELARAEADAVVTTARRRADAIVRQANAVEQRAAARLRAIDDYLARAEHLLAEEAEPAVRSKHLTAA from the coding sequence ATGACCCTGCCCTTGCCGACCAGCTTCGCGCTCACCCTGCGCGGCTACGACCGCGAGCAGGTCGACGAGCACCTCGCCGAAATCCGGGACGAGCTGCGGCTGCTCACCCTCGACCGCGACGCCGCTGTCGCCGAAGCCGAAACACTGGCCCGGCGGCTCGAAGCGGCCCGAACCGAAATCGACCGGCTGCGCGTCCGCCTGGACCGGCTCGCCGCCGCCCCGGCCGATCCGGCGGCGGTGGGCGACCGCGTCCGGCACATGCTCGAACTCGCCCGCGCCGAGGCCGACGCCGTCGTGACGACCGCGCGTCGGCGCGCGGACGCGATCGTGCGGCAGGCCAATGCGGTGGAACAGCGCGCCGCGGCCCGGTTGCGCGCGATCGACGACTACCTCGCCCGGGCGGAGCACCTGCTCGCCGAGGAAGCCGAGCCGGCCGTGCGGAGCAAGCACCTCACCGCCGCGTGA
- a CDS encoding DUF2252 domain-containing protein: MTLTDKETAAPDARIARARAARTAVPAAAHAEFPGPVRRADPLTLLARQDRDRVAELVPLRYGRMAASPLAYFRGAALPAAADLAMTPRTGFVVQACGDAQLANFGLFAAQGRRLVFDFADFDETLPAPWEWDVKRLAASFEVTARENEHPAGQCRRTVLAAVESYRLAMHDFARRTPLDIYFAPADARTLRVVASHRLGPAKRRVAGTRRFTEIRDGHLRLAAGQPSVVPAGHLAGDGDPATLADRLGAVFARYRRTLGPARRALLDRYRLADVARTVPGPGDAGTRCWVALLVRTGAGDPLFLQLKEARPSVLQEYTGAAVPGGPARRVVTGQRLIQATGDVFLGWARAAEFDGRAGEFHVRRLRDDHDAGDVTAMTPDVLRAHARLCGWTLARAHARTGDPLAIAAYLGSGPAFAEAVREFAVACADQNERDHAALKQAIRAGYVTAASGP; the protein is encoded by the coding sequence ATGACTCTCACCGACAAGGAGACCGCGGCCCCCGATGCGCGGATCGCCAGGGCGCGCGCCGCGCGTACCGCCGTGCCGGCAGCCGCCCACGCCGAATTCCCCGGTCCCGTCCGGCGCGCGGACCCTCTCACGCTGCTGGCCCGCCAGGACCGCGACCGCGTCGCGGAACTGGTACCCCTGCGCTACGGCCGGATGGCCGCCTCGCCGCTGGCCTACTTCCGCGGCGCCGCGCTCCCCGCGGCGGCCGATCTCGCCATGACCCCGCGGACCGGCTTCGTGGTCCAGGCGTGCGGAGACGCCCAGCTGGCGAACTTCGGCTTGTTCGCCGCTCAGGGCAGGCGGCTCGTCTTCGACTTCGCCGACTTCGACGAGACTCTGCCCGCGCCCTGGGAATGGGACGTCAAACGGCTGGCCGCGAGCTTCGAGGTCACCGCACGGGAAAACGAGCACCCGGCGGGCCAGTGCCGGCGCACGGTGCTGGCCGCGGTCGAGTCCTACCGCCTGGCGATGCACGACTTCGCCCGCCGCACACCGCTCGACATCTACTTCGCCCCCGCCGACGCCCGGACGCTGCGGGTGGTCGCGTCCCACCGGCTGGGACCGGCGAAGCGGCGCGTCGCGGGAACGCGCCGGTTCACCGAGATCCGTGACGGGCACCTGCGGCTGGCCGCCGGGCAGCCCTCGGTCGTCCCGGCGGGCCACCTGGCCGGCGACGGCGACCCGGCGACGCTCGCCGACCGCCTCGGCGCCGTGTTCGCGCGGTACCGGCGCACGCTCGGCCCGGCGCGGCGGGCACTGCTGGACCGCTACCGGCTGGCCGACGTGGCCCGCACCGTGCCCGGGCCGGGTGACGCGGGCACGCGCTGCTGGGTGGCGCTGCTCGTCCGGACCGGTGCCGGGGACCCGCTCTTCCTGCAGCTCAAGGAAGCCCGGCCGTCGGTGCTGCAGGAGTACACCGGCGCCGCCGTGCCGGGCGGCCCGGCCCGGCGGGTGGTCACCGGGCAACGGCTGATCCAGGCCACCGGCGACGTCTTCCTCGGCTGGGCCCGCGCCGCGGAGTTCGACGGGCGGGCCGGCGAGTTCCACGTCCGGCGGCTGCGCGACGACCACGACGCCGGCGACGTCACGGCGATGACCCCGGACGTGCTGAGAGCCCACGCCCGGCTCTGCGGGTGGACGCTGGCCCGGGCCCACGCGCGGACCGGGGACCCGCTGGCGATCGCCGCGTACCTCGGCTCGGGCCCGGCGTTCGCCGAAGCCGTCCGGGAGTTCGCGGTGGCCTGCGCCGACCAGAACGAACGCGACCACGCCGCCCTGAAGCAGGCGATCCGGGCCGGCTACGTAACGGCGGCGTCCGGGCCGTGA
- a CDS encoding Hsp20/alpha crystallin family protein, whose protein sequence is MLMRTDPFREFDRFAQQVFGTPAPGTWSRPAPMPLDAYRAGDEFVVSFDLPGVDPGAIELDVERNVLTVKAERRPLPTGDDVRLQVSERPLGVFSRQLFLGDTLDTDRITADYDRGVLTLRIPIAERAKPRRIEVTGANTDRQQIQA, encoded by the coding sequence ATGTTGATGCGCACCGACCCGTTCCGCGAATTCGACCGCTTCGCCCAGCAGGTGTTCGGCACCCCGGCCCCCGGCACCTGGTCCAGGCCCGCCCCCATGCCCCTGGACGCCTACCGCGCGGGCGACGAATTCGTGGTCAGCTTCGACCTCCCCGGCGTCGACCCCGGCGCCATCGAGCTCGACGTCGAACGCAACGTCCTGACCGTCAAGGCCGAACGCCGTCCGCTGCCGACCGGCGACGACGTCCGGCTGCAGGTCTCGGAACGGCCGCTGGGCGTGTTCTCGCGGCAGCTGTTCCTCGGCGACACCCTCGACACCGACCGGATCACCGCCGACTACGACCGCGGCGTGCTCACCCTGCGCATCCCGATCGCCGAGCGGGCCAAGCCCCGGCGCATCGAAGTCACCGGCGCGAACACCGATCGGCAGCAGATCCAGGCCTGA
- a CDS encoding DUF7144 family membrane protein has product MTEPMQPRTGTTGDRAPLPPDRAVARSRRVGWIWFASAITVLVGLFNVVEGVVALFDRDYYVVGPSGLLVFSLAGWGWIHLIVGCLVVVTGIALSTGSQWARVVTVALAGFNALAQLAFLSAYPFWGAIVIALDVLVIWAVIVHGDQSTYEIW; this is encoded by the coding sequence ATGACCGAACCCATGCAGCCCCGGACCGGAACGACCGGCGACCGGGCACCCCTCCCGCCGGATCGGGCCGTCGCGCGGTCACGGCGGGTCGGCTGGATCTGGTTCGCCTCGGCGATCACCGTCCTGGTCGGACTGTTCAACGTGGTGGAAGGCGTGGTCGCGTTGTTCGACCGCGACTACTACGTCGTCGGCCCGTCCGGGCTGCTCGTCTTCTCCCTGGCGGGCTGGGGCTGGATCCACCTGATCGTCGGCTGCCTCGTGGTGGTGACCGGCATCGCGCTGTCCACCGGCTCGCAGTGGGCGCGGGTCGTGACGGTCGCGCTCGCCGGGTTCAACGCGCTGGCGCAGCTGGCTTTCCTGTCCGCGTACCCGTTCTGGGGCGCCATCGTGATCGCCCTCGACGTCCTCGTGATCTGGGCCGTCATCGTGCACGGCGACCAATCCACCTACGAAATCTGGTGA
- a CDS encoding HSP18 transcriptional regulator: MNDEEVPGISDVVRAARAGSAAPDDVLGALTRLRALRDQLGSWEPELIAAARAGGVSWAALAPALGVASRQAAERRFLRLRPTPNGELTGEARVAAERGRRAGDRAVAEWARRNSAVLRQLAAQVSAVRGLGDAGQASAARLGAALGEDDVTGLLPPLAEIRTHLERDHVGLAEQVGAIGEHAERLRRDAADRRREAGR, encoded by the coding sequence ATGAACGATGAGGAAGTGCCGGGAATCAGTGACGTCGTGCGCGCGGCCCGGGCCGGCAGTGCGGCTCCCGACGACGTGCTCGGTGCGCTGACCCGGTTGCGGGCGTTGCGCGACCAGCTCGGGTCGTGGGAGCCGGAGCTGATCGCGGCGGCGCGCGCCGGCGGGGTGAGCTGGGCGGCGCTCGCCCCGGCGCTGGGCGTGGCGAGCCGGCAGGCGGCCGAGCGCCGGTTCCTCCGGTTGCGGCCCACGCCGAACGGCGAGCTGACCGGCGAAGCGCGGGTGGCCGCCGAACGCGGTCGTCGCGCCGGCGACCGGGCGGTCGCCGAGTGGGCGCGCCGGAACTCGGCGGTGCTGCGGCAGCTGGCCGCTCAGGTCAGCGCGGTGCGCGGCCTCGGCGACGCCGGGCAGGCGAGCGCCGCCCGGCTCGGTGCCGCGCTGGGCGAGGACGACGTCACCGGGCTGCTGCCGCCCCTGGCCGAGATCCGGACCCACCTCGAGCGCGATCACGTCGGGCTGGCCGAGCAGGTGGGCGCGATCGGCGAGCACGCCGAACGGCTGCGGCGCGATGCGGCCGATCGCCGTCGGGAGGCGGGGCGGTGA
- a CDS encoding LuxR C-terminal-related transcriptional regulator yields MPDPATSSFRPVPGGKVAVPRLPGIFVPRARLAVLLDHATTRPVTVVRAPAGAGKTTALAGWAGDGRAVAWVSLDQDDNDESRLWAAILCALRRCPGVPAGGALDRLSPPGHGRRQPFLADLDDALAGLKQPVRLVLDDLQEISHPEPLEALAALARHLPPGLRLVLATRAEPRLRLARLHVEGALSRVEAAELRFTAKETANLLRAAGAAVGDDRVRELTERTAGWAAALGWAAVSVREADDADALVAAITGDDRAVARFLADEVLSGLPAATSDLLLCLSVCDAAAPALAVRLSGRSDAGARLDGLERAMGLVTRTPAETYRLPPLLRVFLRAELDRRNPERVPRLHGIAARWYAGEGRFGEALRHAVAARDREQVLALAREQAVRQVLVGDGNPVRIALTHLGAATVAGHPRLRLASALENVQGGRLAEAAADLGDGVDGEDLWPLAVRHLASVTGRRPPEAELPAARHPEIVAWATLDRAWRSVYRGARRHALTQAQEALRLAQGERLDHLVLHSRLAVAVATAVGGDHLAMRRACTGALAVARRHGWRRSPGVAECHLLLAYDDLMRAEPVAAGRELAQAATAEVPGGVPMLPPLREFFEGMVRFDDGDRPASSQLMRAARHRLADLELPREVIGVCAVAEYHAALTLGEGLHAAEVLAWAQERLPGSGELALLRVRGHLAADETDAAEAVLRDTASATSLLPATPVDRCLAETALALRSHRRTKALHALDRALALARPNGLVRPFALAEPQVGRLLIDHSGGFGSLDRFAQGIRGRLVPHAPPSDLTDREQVVLQRLPSQRSLDEIASDLTVSVNTVKTHVRAIYGKLGVNNRRSAVVVARHHGLT; encoded by the coding sequence GTGCCCGATCCAGCGACGAGCTCGTTCCGGCCGGTGCCCGGCGGCAAGGTCGCCGTCCCGCGGCTGCCGGGGATCTTCGTGCCCCGTGCGCGGTTGGCGGTGCTGCTCGACCACGCCACCACCCGGCCGGTCACGGTGGTCCGGGCACCGGCCGGCGCCGGCAAGACCACGGCGCTGGCCGGCTGGGCCGGTGACGGCCGGGCCGTCGCGTGGGTGTCCCTCGACCAGGACGACAACGACGAGTCCCGGCTGTGGGCGGCGATCCTCTGCGCGTTGCGACGCTGTCCCGGCGTGCCCGCGGGCGGCGCCCTGGACCGGCTCTCCCCGCCCGGGCACGGGCGGCGGCAGCCGTTCCTGGCCGACCTCGACGACGCGCTCGCCGGTCTGAAGCAGCCGGTACGGCTGGTACTCGACGACCTCCAGGAGATTTCGCACCCGGAACCGCTGGAGGCGCTCGCGGCCCTCGCGCGGCACCTGCCGCCCGGCCTGCGGCTGGTGCTGGCCACCCGTGCCGAGCCGCGGTTGCGGCTGGCCCGCCTGCACGTCGAAGGCGCGCTGTCCCGGGTGGAGGCCGCCGAACTCCGGTTCACCGCGAAGGAAACCGCGAACCTGTTGCGGGCCGCCGGCGCCGCGGTCGGCGACGACCGCGTGCGCGAGCTCACCGAACGCACCGCGGGCTGGGCCGCGGCGCTCGGCTGGGCCGCGGTTTCGGTGCGGGAAGCCGACGACGCGGACGCACTCGTCGCGGCCATCACCGGCGACGACCGCGCCGTCGCCCGCTTCCTCGCCGACGAAGTCCTCTCGGGATTGCCCGCGGCCACGTCGGATCTGCTGCTGTGCCTCAGTGTCTGCGACGCGGCGGCGCCGGCGCTCGCGGTCCGCCTGTCGGGCCGTTCGGATGCCGGGGCCCGCCTGGACGGACTCGAGCGCGCGATGGGCCTCGTCACGCGGACCCCGGCCGAGACCTACCGGCTTCCGCCGTTGCTGCGCGTCTTCCTGCGTGCCGAACTGGACCGGCGGAACCCGGAGCGGGTCCCGCGGCTGCACGGGATCGCCGCGCGCTGGTACGCCGGCGAAGGACGCTTCGGCGAGGCGCTCCGGCACGCCGTGGCGGCCCGCGACCGGGAGCAGGTCCTGGCGCTCGCGCGGGAGCAGGCGGTGCGCCAGGTGCTGGTGGGCGACGGGAACCCGGTGCGGATCGCGCTCACCCACCTGGGCGCCGCGACGGTCGCCGGGCACCCGCGCCTGCGGCTGGCCTCCGCACTGGAGAACGTCCAAGGCGGCCGCCTCGCCGAAGCGGCGGCCGACCTCGGCGACGGGGTGGACGGCGAAGACCTGTGGCCGCTCGCCGTCCGCCACCTGGCCTCGGTGACCGGACGGCGCCCGCCGGAAGCCGAACTGCCGGCGGCGCGTCACCCGGAGATCGTCGCGTGGGCGACCCTCGATCGCGCGTGGCGGTCGGTGTACCGGGGGGCGCGCCGGCACGCCCTCACGCAGGCGCAGGAAGCGCTGCGGCTGGCCCAGGGCGAGCGGCTCGACCACCTGGTGCTGCACAGCAGGCTCGCGGTCGCCGTCGCCACCGCCGTGGGCGGGGACCACCTGGCGATGCGGCGGGCCTGCACCGGCGCCCTCGCCGTCGCGCGCCGGCACGGCTGGCGCCGGTCCCCGGGAGTGGCCGAGTGCCACCTGCTGCTGGCCTACGACGACCTGATGCGCGCCGAGCCGGTCGCCGCGGGCCGGGAACTGGCCCAGGCGGCGACGGCGGAAGTCCCCGGCGGCGTGCCGATGCTGCCGCCGCTGCGTGAGTTCTTCGAAGGCATGGTCCGCTTCGACGACGGCGACCGGCCGGCGAGCTCGCAGCTCATGCGGGCGGCGCGGCACCGGCTCGCCGACCTCGAGCTGCCCCGCGAAGTGATCGGGGTGTGCGCGGTCGCGGAGTACCACGCGGCGCTGACCCTCGGCGAGGGACTGCACGCGGCCGAAGTGCTCGCCTGGGCCCAGGAACGGCTGCCCGGCAGCGGCGAGCTGGCCCTCCTGCGGGTCCGCGGCCACCTCGCCGCCGACGAGACCGACGCGGCCGAAGCGGTCCTGCGGGACACCGCGTCGGCGACGTCGCTGTTGCCGGCCACCCCGGTCGACCGCTGCCTGGCCGAAACGGCGCTCGCCCTGCGTTCGCACCGGCGGACCAAGGCCCTCCACGCTCTTGACCGGGCACTTGCGCTCGCGCGGCCGAACGGGCTGGTGCGCCCGTTCGCCCTCGCCGAACCGCAGGTCGGGCGTCTGCTGATCGACCACTCCGGTGGGTTCGGCTCGCTGGACCGGTTCGCTCAGGGGATTCGCGGGCGGCTGGTGCCGCACGCTCCGCCGAGTGATCTGACCGACCGCGAGCAGGTGGTCCTGCAGCGGCTGCCGTCTCAGCGGTCGCTGGACGAGATCGCGTCCGACTTGACGGTTTCGGTCAACACGGTGAAGACCCATGTGCGGGCCATATACGGGAAGCTCGGTGTGAACAACCGCCGCTCGGCCGTTGTGGTCGCCCGCCACCACGGGCTGACCTGA
- a CDS encoding DUF1269 domain-containing protein, whose amino-acid sequence MSTLTVWRFPTVEGAENALDLLRQLQKQQLISIADAACVSWPEGRKKPKTKDLGSLTGAGALGGGFWGLLFGLIFFVPLLGMAVGAAIGALTGSLSHVGIDEEFIGTVRARVTPGTSALFVMSEDTVLDRVVEPFKETGASLLSTNLSEEEEARLRDAFGETPQREPR is encoded by the coding sequence GTGTCCACGTTGACCGTGTGGCGGTTCCCGACCGTCGAAGGTGCCGAAAACGCACTGGATCTGCTCCGTCAGCTGCAGAAGCAGCAGCTGATCTCGATCGCCGATGCGGCTTGCGTGAGCTGGCCCGAGGGGCGGAAGAAGCCGAAGACCAAGGATCTCGGTTCCCTGACCGGGGCCGGCGCGCTGGGCGGGGGCTTCTGGGGCCTGCTGTTCGGCCTGATCTTCTTCGTCCCGTTGCTGGGCATGGCCGTCGGCGCCGCGATCGGGGCGCTGACCGGGTCGCTGAGCCACGTCGGGATCGACGAAGAGTTCATCGGCACCGTCCGGGCCCGGGTCACCCCCGGGACGTCCGCCCTGTTCGTGATGTCCGAAGACACCGTGCTGGACCGGGTCGTCGAGCCGTTCAAGGAAACCGGTGCGTCGCTGCTGAGCACCAACCTGTCCGAGGAGGAAGAAGCCCGGCTGCGCGACGCCTTCGGCGAAACCCCGCAGCGGGAGCCGCGCTAG